In Tachypleus tridentatus isolate NWPU-2018 chromosome 7, ASM421037v1, whole genome shotgun sequence, a genomic segment contains:
- the LOC143255506 gene encoding sorting nexin-4-like yields MCNGAVEEEGTKEILISAMSCNDENNVTVENTQKCLFQILDIAVTESQNRKREVLFGLGDNHIVYLVESNSKCKSNPLGVELEDGKVLELSGPIKETAVWRRYSDFENFHKYLEITYPFIIIPPLPEKRVLHVWQKLTVDKYDTDFIDRRRAGLEKFLLRVSAHPLLSGDSVFKNFLLEENLQNVVTTERQIKKPSSTLSLRILNFSTDLRNHNRNVRETKVYGNELYLTLSNLLRVRTKLADREYAIHKLHENYGRVFSEWPTFEKQMANEFQSAGHYMDVYSVSISSLLDEEEEFIDQIKEYTFFAESLKSVCNYLEMKQYETEEIEDIITSKRTEQELAKNRKHSLVSKVFGRSPDSESKYNSRFSELDLEIKDLEAEVHQVKEEEKDICHKALVDIARFQQQKVIDLKEALICYVVFRIKMFRQGLAVWKNIQETFTKL; encoded by the coding sequence ATGTGTAACGGTGCAGTTGAGGAGGAGGGAACGAAGGAGATTTTGATTAGTGCTATGAGTTGTAACGACGAAAATAATGTTACCGTTGAAAATACTCAAAAATGTTTGTTCCAAATTCTTGATATTGCAGTAACTGAATCACAAAATCGTAAGAGAGAAGTGTTGTTCGGCTTAGGGGATAATCACATTGTGTATCTTGTAGAAAGTAATTCAAAGTGTAAATCAAATCCGCTTGGAGTTGAACTTGAAGATGGCAAAGTTCTAGAGCTTTCAGGCCCAATTAAAGAGACAGCAGTGTGGAGACGATATAgtgattttgaaaattttcataaatatctaGAAATTACTTACCCGTTTATAATTATTCCTCCATTACCAGAGAAAAGGGTTTTGCATGTCTGGCAGAAACTGACTGTAGACAAATATGATACTGATTTTATTGATCGTAGAAGGGCTGGCTTGGAAAAGTTTTTGTTGCGTGTCTCAGCCCACCCTCTTTTATCAGGAGACAGTGTTTTTAAAAACTTCCTCCTAGAAGAAAATTTGCAAAACGTAGTTACAActgaaagacaaataaaaaaacccAGTTCCACTCTGAGTCTtagaattttgaatttttcaacaGATTTACGAAATCATAATAGAAATGTAAGGGAAACCAAAGTTTATGGTAATGAGTTATACTTGACACTTTCTAATTTATTGAGAGTGAGAACTAAACTAGCTGATAGAGAATACGCTATCCACAAATTACACGAAAATTATGGGCGAGTGTTCAGTGAGTGGCCCACTTTTGAGAAACAAATGGCCAATGAGTTTCAGAGTGCTGGACACTACATGGATGTATATTCAGTTTCTATAAGTTCATTGTTAGACGAGGAAGAGGAGTTTATTGACCAAATAAAAGAGTACACATTCTTTGCAGAATCTTTAAAgtctgtttgtaattatttgGAAATGAAACAGTATGAAACAGAAGAAATTGAAGACATTATTACAAGCAAGAGAACTGAGCAAGAATTAgcaaaaaatagaaaacattctCTTGTGTCTAAGGTATTTGGAAGATCACCTGATTCTGAGTCAAAGTACAATAGCAGGTTCAGTGAGCTAGATCTAGAAATTAAAGATTTAGAAGCTGAGGTGCATCAAGTAAAGGAAGAAGAGAAAGACATTTGTCACAAAGCTCTGGTTGACATTGCTAGATTCCAGCAACAGAAAGTCATAGACTTAAAAGAAGCTttaatttgttatgttgtgtttcgTATAAAAATGTTTCGTCAAGGTTTAGCAGTTTGGAAAAACATTCAAGAGACTTTTACCAAACTGTAA